In Hirundo rustica isolate bHirRus1 unplaced genomic scaffold, bHirRus1.pri.v3 scaffold_649_arrow_ctg1, whole genome shotgun sequence, one DNA window encodes the following:
- the LOC120748183 gene encoding olfactory receptor 14C36-like, whose amino-acid sequence MSNSSSISHFLLLALADTRQLQLLHFCLFLGISLAALLGNGLIISAVACGHLLHTPMFFFLLNLALTDLGSILTTVPKAMHNSLWDTRTISYKGCAAQLFFFVFFISAEYFLLTIMCYDRYVSICKPLHYGTLLGSRACAHMAAAAWASAFLHALMHTANTFSLPLCYGNALGQFFCEIPQILKLSCSKSHLREVGLLAVSFCIGLGCFVFIVFSYVQIFRAVLRIPSEQGRHKAFSTCLPHLAVVSLFLSTVVFAHLKPTSLSSPSLDLALSVLYSVVPPALNPLI is encoded by the coding sequence atgtccaacagcagctccatcagccacttcctcctgctggcattggcagacacgcggcagctgcagctcctgcacttctgcctcttcctgggcatctccctggctgccctcctgggcaacggcctcatcatcagcgccgtagcctgcggccacctcctgcacacgcccatgttcttcttcctgctcaacctggccctcaccgacctgggctccatcctcaccactgtccccaaagctatgcacaattccctctgggacaccaggaccaTCTCCTACAAAGGATGTGCTgctcagctctttttctttgtgttcttcATCTCAGCAGAGTATTTCCTCCTGACCATCATGTGCTATGACCGCtacgtgtccatctgcaaacccctgcactacgggaccctcctgggcagcagagcttgtgcccacatggcagcagctgcctgggccagtgcctttctcCATGCTCTCATGCACAcagccaatacattttccctgcccctgtgctatggcaatgccctgggccaattcttctgtgaaatcccacagatcctcaagctctcctgctcaAAATCCCACCTCAGGGAAGTGGGACTTCTTGCTGTAAGTTTCTGTATAGGACTTggctgttttgtgttcattgttttctcctatgtgcagatcttcagggctgtgctgaggatcccctctgagcagggccggcacaaagccttttccacctgcctccctcacctggctgtggtcTCCTTGTTCCTCAGCACTGTCGTGTTTGCTCATCTGAAGcccacctccctctcctccccatccctggatctggccctgtcagttctgtactcagtggtgcctccagccctgaacccacTCATCTag